A region of Anopheles merus strain MAF chromosome 2R, AmerM5.1, whole genome shotgun sequence DNA encodes the following proteins:
- the LOC121591176 gene encoding facilitated trehalose transporter Tret1-like → MMWINGVALLRNKCQYLAAILANLSVVCTGCAMGWTSPVESKLTHPKHSPLLTVPTDAEFSWIGSILALGSLAGPPVAGYIAHRFGRKLALLTGGLLFAIAFILFVTARSVAQLLVGRFLQGCGIGFALAITPLYVCEIATAQRRGSLGSLVQVSMTLGMLMVYSIGPYVSYTTMQYILLAVPLLFCAAFSQMPETPHYYVAHGRYADASRSLEYLRGECIEELQDEFGSIQRSVEDSIRNRGTIGELFRDHANRRALFICTGIIVLQQLSGINPVQFYAQTIFEKTGTAIRPELASIIIGGVQVVASMITVLTLDKLGRRPYLLISSGGMCCALVALGTYFYLDTQRVSSGLSLDRLAFLPVLSLVVFTAAFCLGFGPIAWLLIGEMFAPNIKSFASSIVSSSCWGVAFFVLFYFSSLDAAIGTHWLFWTFAIFTAGAFLFTYLFVIETKGLSLPEIQAQLNETARIIRDDKP, encoded by the exons ATGATGTGGATCAATGGTGTTGCACTTTTGCGCAACAAATGCCAGTACCTGGCGGCAATACTGG CTAACCTTTCCGTCGTCTGTACCGGTTGTGCGATGGGCTGGACATCGCCGGTCGAATCAAAGCTAACCCATCCGAAGCACTCCCCACTGCTAACAGTGCCGACCGATGCCGAATTTTCCTGGATAGGCTCAATACTGGCGCTGGGATCGTTGGCCG GACCACCAGTGGCGGGCTATATCGCACATCGGTTCGGTCGTAAGTTGGCCCTCCTTACCGGCGGTCTTCTCTTTGCGATAGCATTCATCCTTTTCGTAACGGCCCGGTCCGTGGCGCAGCTGCTAGTCGGGCGCTTTCTCCAGGGCTGCGGAATAGGATTCGCCCTTGCCATCACACCGCTGTACGTGTGCGAAATTGCGACGGCACAGCGCCGCGGATCCCTCGGCTCGCTGGTGCAGGTGTCGATGACGCTCGGTATGCTGATGGTGTACAGTATCGGTCCGTACGTGAGCTACACCACCATGCAGTACATTCTGCTCGCCGTTCCACTGCTGTTCTGTGCCGCCTTCAGCCAGATGCCCGAGACGCCCCACTACTATGTCGCCCATGGCCGGTACGCGGACGCGTCTCGCTCGCTCGAGTATCTGCGCGGCGAGTGCATCGAGGAGCTGCAGGACGAGTTTGGATCGATCCAGCGCTCGGTGGAGGACTCGATCCGGAACCGCGGTACCATCGGGGAGCTGTTTCGCGACCATGCCAACCGGCGGGCCCTGTTCATCTGCACCGGCATCAttgtgctgcagcagctgtccGGCATCAATCCGGTGCAGTTCTACGCGCAAACCATCTTCGAGAAGACGGGCACCGCGATCCGGCCCGAGCTGGCGAGCATTATCATCGGCGGCGTGCAGGTGGTCGCAAGCATGATAACGGTCCTAACCTTGGACAAGCTGGGCCGCCGGCCGTACCTGCTAATCTCGTCCGGTGGCATGTGCTGCGCGCTGGTCGCCCTCGGGACCTACTTCTATCTGGACACGCAGCGCGTGTCCAGCGGCCTGTCACTGGACCGGCTCGCCTTCCTGCCCGTCCTGTCGCTGGTCGTGTTTACGGCCGCGTTCTGTCTCGGCTTCGGTCCGATCGCGTGGCTGCTGATAGGGGAGATGTTTGCGCCGAACATCAAATCGTTCGCCTCCTCGATCGTGTCGAGCAGCTGCTGGGGCGTTGCCTTTTTCGTCCTGTTCTACTTCAGCTCGCTCGATGCGGCGATCGGCACGCACTGGCTGTTCTGGACGTTTGCCATCTTCACGGCGGGTGCATTTCTGTTTACCTACCTTTTCGTGATCGAGACGAAGGGTCTGTCCCTGCCGGAGATTCAGGCGCAGCTCAacgaaactgctcgaatcatAAGGGATGATAAgccgtaa
- the LOC121589927 gene encoding disintegrin and metalloproteinase domain-containing protein 12-like, which produces MQLHRSIRGSVRSSDGHLERKMLNPLLIVLLALAWRTVIVTAVIDARSSSSSSVLGLHRTVPGNDRPFTEGLLGEQFELHERIFPTYHCPRTKRALRSSSLDDDEADEGANASNGSRQTGKPRRGPHRERLTIQYGMQGETMTLDLTLNENIIPEEYTFVHQSPEGQDIVERLDRQSVELCHYEGTVRERPGSRVAISTCSGSIDGVIYERNETYLIEYHNNTHLLYRRRYKRDVQDNELANEEAGGSRSPNSQQPAFSTGYREDADSLFVELVLVVDRTLFLKFSSNVQRVHQHCLSVVNVLNELYRPLNIYILLVGVVLWNTRDNIVISTDSKQTLTSFLAYRRERLLRQIPNDNAHLLTAVRFPDGVIGKAELGSMCSAAGSGGIAVVENFVVTPLATTVAHELGHNFNVDHDTEECSGSRCPGVGPCIMEAKLSDSTDIPNRWSDCSVEDFRLSLKRGLGACLKNRPGRLLVRAVCGNGLLEPGEQCDCGRRDRCDNGCCDARTCQLRANATCATGSCCDLATCQPKRAGSVCREAGGECDLPEYCDGASELCPRDVFVRDTSPCGSGDAYCYRGECNTRDRQCRRLWGPTARSGLEVCYEANVNGTVFGNCGNDLAQGEGYEPCAVHDMHCGLLHCTHQSEKLEFGVEAYAKRTATKFQHYGPRGTVRTTICNAVIVDLGLEVVNPGLVPDGTKCGAGRMCFGQQCVAISRLQEEQDIGDECPVDCNGRGVCNSEGHCHCEPGFAPPFCDGPGDGGSIDSGPAGRSGNSMPDVLLKVLVPTLTVGGILMIVSFVTLIVKRTLVMAQLRVVLKRFRERKYGHIVVPPASPTAVVPPAVPSSKTHGERNGANEVRRPPVPPPPPLPEPKQPQCFINVNISKDGKVTIADKLIDTPFLHNAHVVDTAEAFRRRLLQERSYSVESATSSEHPLVTAETHKPTTASTPEPAHAEGSSFSTVLQELKQTDRMHTFQNQRSKSDERPAPARLLPKLPRQYTISDFDSIERLPDVDEEAPEPASKAAKPPSTPKPIVIPRPLPRVAPATPGPRLLPSTPSTTGNGSSTGKVKPTAGAPGPAKGPAGGSNVAALKAKLNLAEIGARR; this is translated from the exons ATGCAGCTGCACCGGAGCATCCGAGGGAGCGTCCGATCGAGCGACGGACATCTCGAGAGGAAAATGCTCAACCCATTACTCATCGTTCTGCTGGCGCTGGCATGGCGCACCGTGATAGTGACGGCTGTGATAGACGCacgcagcagtagcagcagcagtgtctTAGGTCTGCACCGAACGGTGCCGGGAAATGATCGCCCATTTACGGAAG GATTGCTGGGTGAACAGTTTGAGCTGCACGAAAGGATTTTCCCAACATATCACTGCCCCCGCACGAAACGAGCCCTCCGCTCATCCTCGCTGGACGATGATGAGGCTGATGAGGGTGCCAACGCGTCCAATGGCTCCCGGCAAACGGGAAAACCCCGCCGAGGACCGCACCGAGAGCGACTGACAATCCAGTACGGCATGCAGGGCGAAACGATGACACTCGACCTTACGCTGAACGAAAACATCATCCCGGAGGAGTACACATTCGTGCACCAGTCGCCCGAGGGCCAGGACATCGTCGAACGGCTCGACCGGCAGTCGGTGGAGCTGTGCCATTACGAGGGAACCGTCCGGGAGCGGCCCGGATCGCGGGTAGCTATCTCCACCTGCAGCGGTTCTATCGACGGCGTGATCTACGAACGCAACGAAACTTACCTGATCGAGTATCACAACAACACGCACCTGCTGTACCGACGCCGGTACAAGCGGGACGTGCAGGACAACGAGCTGGCGAACGAAGAGGCGGGCGGGTCACGGTCCCCCAACAGCCAGCAGCCGGCCTTTTCCACCGGCTACCGCGAGGATGCCGACTCGCTGTTCGTCGAGCTGGTGCTGGTCGTCGATCGGACGCTGTTCCTGAAGTTTAGCTCGAACGTGCAGCGCGTCCACCAGCACTGCCTGTCGGTGGTGAACGTGCTGAACGAGCTGTACCGCCCGCTCAACATCTACATCCTGCTGGTCGGGGTGGTGCTGTGGAACACGCGCGACAACATCGTCATCTCGACCGACTCGAAGCAGACGCTGACGAGCTTTCTGGCGTACCGGCGGGAGCGGCTGCTGCGCCAGATCCCGAACGACAATGCGCACCTGCTGACGGCGGTCCGCTTCCCGGACGGCGTGATCGGGAAGGCCGAGCTCGGCTCCATGTGCAGTGCGGCCGGTTCGGGCGGCATTGCGGTGGTGGAGAACTTTGTCGTGACGCCGCTCGCGACCACGGTCGCGCACGAGCTGGGCCACAACTTTAACGTCGATCACGACACGGAGGAGTGCAGCGGATCGCGCTGCCCGGGGGTGGGACCGTGCATCATGGAGGCGAAGTTGAGCGACTCGACCGACATCCCGAACCGGTGGAGCGACTGCAGCGTGGAAGATTTCCGCCTCTCGCTCAAGCGCGGTTTGGGCGCTTGTCTGAAGAACAGGCCGGGCCGGCTGCTGGTGCGTGCGGTGTGCGGGAACGGGCTGCTCGAGCCGGGCGAACAGTGTGACTGTGGCCGGCGGGACCGGTGCGACAATGGGTGCTGCGATGCGCGCACCTGCCAGCTGCGCGCGAACGCGACGTGTGCGACGGGCAGCTGCTGCGATCTGGCCACCTGCCAGCCGAAGCGGGCGGGCAGCGTCTGCCGAGAAGCGGGCGGGGAGTGCGATCTGCCCGAGTACTGCGATGGCGCGAGCGAGCTGTGCCCGAGGGACGTCTTTGTGCGCGACACGAGCCCGTGCGGGAGCGGCGATGCGTACTGCTACCGGGGTGAGTGCAACACGCGCGATCGCCAGTGTCGCAGGCTGTGGGGACCGACGGCCCGGTCCGGGCTGGAGGTTTGCTACGAGGCGAACGTGAACGGCACGGTGTTTGGCAACTGTGGCAACGATCTGGCGCAGGGCGAGGGCTATGAACCGTGCGCCGTGCACGATATGCACTGCGGCCTGCTGCACTGTACGCACCAAAGCGAGAAGCTCGAGTTTGGCGTGGAGGCGTACGCCAAGCGCACCGCGACAAAGTTCCAGCATTACGGGCCGCGCGGGACGGTGCGCACGACGATCTGCAATGCGGTCATCGTGGATCTCGGGCTGGAGGTGGTCAATCCGGGCCTCGTGCCGGACGGTACGAAGTGCGGTGCGGGGCGCATGTGCTTCGGCCAGCAGTGTGTCGCCATCAGCCGGCTGCAGGAGGAGCAGGACATCGGGGACGAGTGTCCGGTCGACTGCAACGGCCGGGGTGTGTGCAACAGCGAGGGCCACTGCCACTGTGAGCCAGGCTTTGCGCCACCGTTCTGTGACGGCCCGGGCGATGGTGGATCGATCGACAGTGGACCGGCGGGCCGGTCGGGCAACAGTATGCCGGACGTGCTGCTGAAGGTGCTCGTGCCCACGCTCACGGTCGGGGGCATCCTGATGATCGTTAGCTTTGTCACGCTAATTGTCAAGCGCACGCTGGTGATGGCGCAGCTACGCGTCGTGCTGAAACGCTTCCGGGAGCGGAAGTACGGCCACATTGTGGTGCCACCGGCGTCACCCACCGCCGTCGTGCCGCCGGCCGTCCCGAGCAGCAAAACGCACGGGGAGCGAAACGGCGCTAACGAGGTGCGACGCCCGCCCGttccgccgccaccgcccctGCCCGAACCGAAGCAACCGCAATGCTTCATCAACGTGAACATCAGCAAAGATGGCAAGGTGACGATCGCGGACAAGCTGATCGATACCCCGTTCCTGCACAACGCGCACGTGGTCGACACCGCCGAAGCATTCCGCAGGCGGCTGCTGCAGGAGCGCTCATACAGTGTGGAAAGTGCCACCTCCTCCGAGCATCCGCTCGTGACGGCCGAAACGCACAAACCGACCACCGCCAGCACACCCGAACCGGCGCACGCGGAAGGGAGCAGCTTCAGCACCGTGCTGCAGGAGCTGAAGCAGACGGACCGCATGCACACCTTCCAGAACCAGCGTTCCAAGAGCGACGAGCGGCCGGCGCCGGCCCGATTGCTCCCGAAGCTACCCCGCCAGTACACGATCAGCGACTTTGACTCGATCGAACGGTTGCCGGATGTGGACGAGGAAGCGCCAGAGCCGGCGAGCAAAGCGGCAAAACCACCGTCCACACCGAAACCGATCGTCATTCCACGCCCATTGCCGCGCGTTGCGCCTGCGACTCCGGGCCCTCGACTGCTACCTAGCACACCGTCGACTACCGGAAACGGTAGCAGCACCGGCAAGGTGAAACCAACTGCTGGCGCCCCCGGTCCTGCTAAAGGGCCCGCCGGCGGGAGCAACGTGGCAGCGCTAAAGGCAAAGCTTAATCTAGCGGAAATTGGTGCCCGGCGATAG
- the LOC121591171 gene encoding facilitated trehalose transporter Tret1-2 homolog translates to MLFSFVPDKESIADALPQTCRTTSPLMLASLCNLYSVCSAHRRTHFRYASCLIKPPFSRQLLNFASAIECIFSVTDSVAPGGIMHWRYCELLAGAAANLATVSLGCGIAWPSPVFQKLTEPTLRDNPFGVVLTEHDRTLSEAALTIGGLAGPLLACWITKHKGPRIALLLSSVLYISAWLMLMIVGSVSLLIVARTIIGMANGYVLLTVTLYIGEIASDRYRGALGCFIQIGTTLGVLIVYCAGPFVSYLALQAICCAVPILFGTLFLYMPETPHYLVQCGHGQRAVEALMFLRGARHADEVQCELDEIREYVRRRDADDGKPARTVHHLKHLFMHAGNRKALLITFGLVLFQQCSGIDVILANSEVLFLESNASLGPIYGTAVLGVLQFLSSCITPFFIDRTGRRPMLLASSIGLAIALATLGAYFTLNRYAVPVGPIRWLPLTSLVGFVAIYNAGFGPVAWAIVMEIFAHELKPIGVTLCVLGSVLFDYAILQLIAALIQAAGLDWAFWMLAGICIAAGTFCWRIVLETRGLKLVEIQQQLCGTKVMRL, encoded by the exons ATGCTGTTTTCGTTCGTACCCGATAAAGAATCGATCGCTGATGCATTGCCACAAACTTGTCGCACCACTTCTCCACTCATGTTAGCTAGTTTGTGCAATCTGTACAGTGTTTGTTCTGCGCACCGCCGTACCCACTTCCGGTACGCGTCATGCCTTATAAAACCGCCATTCTCTCGGCAGCTGCTGAACTTTGCTTCCGCTATAGAGTGTATTTTCAGTGTGACTGATTCCGTCGCTCCCGGTGGTATCATGCATTGGCGGTACTGCGAATTGCTGGCTGGAGCAGCAG CAAATCTTGCCACCGTTTCACTAGGCTGTGGTATAGCGTGGCCGTCCCCAGTGTTCCAGAAGCTAACCGAACCTACCCTACGCGACAATCCGTTCGGTGTGGTGCTAACCGAGCACGATCGGACATTGTCCGAAGCGGCACTAACTATTGGCGGTTTGGCCGGTCCATTGCTGGCGTGCTGGATTACGAAACACAAAGGACCACGGATTGCACTGCTACTCAGTAGTGTCCTTTACATTTCCGCTTGGCTAATGCTGATGATCGTTGGCTCGGTATCGCTGCTGATTGTGGCCCGCACAATCATCGGAATGGCAAACGGGTACGTACTGCTGACGGTGACGCTCTACATCGGGGAAATCGCCAGCGATCGATACCGTGGTGCGCTTGGGTGCTTTATCCAGATCGGTACAACGCTCGGCGTGTTGATCGTGTACTGTGCGGGACCGTTTGTCAGCTACCTTGCCCTGCAGGCGATCTGTTGCGCAGTGCCGATACTGTTCGGTACACTGTTTCTGTACATGCCCGAAACGCCCCACTACCTCGTACAGTGTGGACATGGGCAACGTGCAGTGGAAGCGCTCATGTTCCTGCGGGGAGCTCGTCACGCCGATGAGGTGCAGTGCGAGCTGGACGAGATAAGGGAGTACGTCAGAAGGCGTGACGCGGATGATGGTAAACCAGCACGAACGGTTCATCATTTGAAGCACCTGTTCATGCACGCCGGAAACCGTAAGGCACTGCTGATCACCTTCGGATTGGTCTTGTTTCAACAGTGTTCCGGCATCGACGTTATCCTGGCGAACAGTGAGGTACTGTTTCTCGAATCGAACGCTTCGCTCGGACCCATCTACGGAACAGCTGTGCTGGGTGTGTTACAATTCCTGTCCAGCTGCATTACACCCTTCTTTATCGATCGTACCGGTCGCCGTCCAATGCTGCTCGCATCGTCGATCGGGCTGGCGATCGCACTGGCAACGCTCGGTGCGTACTTCACGCTGAACCGGTACGCCGTACCGGTGGGACCTATCCGCTGGCTGCCACTCACGTCGCTGGTGGGCTTCGTAGCCATATATAACGCCGGCTTTGGACCGGTTGCATGGGCCATTGTGATGGAGATCTTCGCCCACGAGCTGAAACCGATCGGCGTGACGCTGTGCGTGCTCGGCTCGGTGTTGTTCGATTACGCCATTCTGCAGCTAATCGCCGCGCTTATCCAGGCGGCCGGGCTGGATTGGGCGTTCTGGATGCTGGCCGGTATCTGCATCGCGGCCGGGACGTTCTGCTGGAGGATCGTGCTGGAAACGCGCGGCTTGAAGCTGGTCGAGATTCAGCAGCAGCTTTGCGGTACCAAGGTGATGCGGTTATGA
- the LOC121591175 gene encoding facilitated trehalose transporter Tret1: MSSSAPGATNPMLYDPIPEGQGSTTKRNQFVAALGICMAAVSGGTALAWTSPVLAQLVPANQSDTSGLEHESFLLTTDEGSWVGAFLAVGAFLGALPAGYLAEKIGRKYTTMSLAVPYLISWALIIFATGAGMLYAGRLVIGIATGASCVVAPMFISEVAETSIRGALGAFFQLHLTVGILFVYAVGSYTHWVTLSILCAIFPVLLIVAMFIVPESPVYLVKKGRRIDAGVALKWFWGPNADTQSALQTIQSDLDAASGEAKVSDLFTNPTNRAALFISLLLMFFQQFSGINAVIFYTAPIFQSAGSTMDPAVCSIVVGVVQVVMTLASSVLIDKAGRRILLLQSSFIMGACLIVLGVYFKMQNDKVDVSNIGWLPLASVVLFIISFSLGFGPIPWMMMGELCAPDIKGLASALAVMFNWTLVFLVTKSFGTMQELLGSDWTFWFFGAWMMVCTVYVFIKVPETKGKTNAQIQAILGGKK; this comes from the exons ATGAGCAGCAGCGCGCCCGGGGCGACCAACCCCATGCTGTACGATCCCATCCCGGAGGGACAGGGTTCGACGACGAAGCGCAACCAGTTCGTCGCTGCGCTCGGAA TTTGCATGGCGGCGGTTAGCGGCGGTACGGCCCTGGCCTGGACTTCGCCCGTACTGGCCCAGCTCGTGCCGGCCAATCAAAGCGACACGAGTGGGCTCGAGCACGAAAGCTTCCTGCTGACCACCGATGAAG GATCATGGGTTGGTGCGTTCCTGGCCGTGGGAGCGTTTCTCGGTGCACTGCCTGCTGGATATCTGGCGGAGAAGATCGGTCGCAAGTACACAACCATGTCGCTGGCAGTGCCGTACCTGATCAGCTGGGCACTGATCATCTTTGCTACCGGGGCGGGCATGCTATACGCCGGTCGTTTGGTCATTG GCATTGCAACGGGTGCGTCATGTGTTGTTGCACCCATGTTCATCTCGGAGGTGGCCGAAACGTCCATCCGCGGTGCGCTGGGAGCATTCTTCCAGCTTCATCTAACGGTCGGCATCCTGTTCGTTTACGCGGTCGGTTCCTACACCCACTGGGTGACGCTCAGCATACTGTGTGCCATCTTCCCGGTGCTGCTGATTGTGGCCATGTTTATCGTGCCCGAAAGTCCAGTGTACTTAGTGAAGAAG GGTCGTCGTATCGATGCTGGCGTAGCACTGAAGTGGTTCTGGGGCCCGAATGCCGACACCCAGTCGGCGCTGCAAACCATCCAGTCCGATCTGGACGCGGCTTCCGGTGAGGCGAAAGTGTCGGACCTGTTCACGAACCCAACCAACCGGGCGGCACTCTTCAtctcgctgctgctgatgttctTCCAGCAGTTCTCGGGCATCAATGCGGTCATCTTCTACACGGCGCCGATCTTCCAGTCGGCCGGCAGCACCATGGACCCGGCCGTCTGCTCGATTGTGGTCGGTGTCGTGCAGGTCGTAATGACGCTCGCCTCCTCCGTGCTGATCGACAAGGCGGGCCGCCggatactgctgctgcagagCAGCTTCATCATGGGCGCGTGCCTGATCGTGCTCGGCGTGTACTTCAAGATGCAGAACGACAAGGTGGACGTGTCGAACATTGGCTGGTTGCCGCTGGCCTCGGTCGTGCTGTTCATCATCAGCTTCTCGCTCGGGTTCGGCCCCATCCCGTGGATGATGATGGGCGAACTGTGCGCGCCGGACATCAAGGGACTGGCGTCCGCGCTCGCCGTCATGTTCAACTGGACGCTCGTGTTTCTGGTGACGAAAAGCTTCGGCACGATGCAGGAGCTGCTCGGCTCGGACTGGACGTTCTGGTTCTTTGGCGCGTGGATGATGGTCTGCACGGTGTACGTGTTCATTAAGGTGCCGGAAACGAAGGGCAAAACCAACGCACAGATTCAGGCCATCCTGGGCGGGAAGAAGTAA
- the LOC121591174 gene encoding facilitated trehalose transporter Tret1-like has protein sequence MNPAELNQYQPVATFEKLETSHFCKMEKGSPSRQFMAGIIVNLASVMVGTSLGWTSPVGPKFASKDTTPLDTIPTASESSWIASLVAMGALIAPFIAGPLAERIGRKFTLLGSSIFFLVSFILLLTTETVVQVLIARFIQGLGVGFVMTVQTMYIGEIASNEYRGALGSLMQLCIVTGILYVYSIGPYVSYHALQWACIVLPIAFDATFFFMPETPAYYISKGDKEKAVESLCFLRGKTVDGVQEELHEISTTVEESLKNKGTVMDLFRNKGNVKALIICGGLISFQQLSGINVILFYSQNIFESTGSSLSPAVSTILVGAVQVLASGATPLIVDRLGRKPILLTSAGGMCISLGTMGLYFFLKHTESPSVDSLGWLPIMSLIVFVTVYCIGFGPLPWAVLGEMFPANVKSIASSIVASTCWVLGFIILQFFADLDKAVGSHWSFWIFGILCAVAFVFTFTTLMETKGLSLQEIQDRLNGKV, from the exons ATGAATCCTGCTGAACTCAATCAGTACCAACCTGTCGCTACCTTTGAGAAGCTCGAAACCTCACACTTCTGCAAGATGGAGAAGGGTAGTCCATCACGCCAGTTTATGGCTGGCATTATCG TTAATTTGGCCTCAGTTATGGTCGGCACGTCGTTAGGCTGGACCTCACCGGTTGGACCAAAGTTTGCCTCGAAAGATACCACACCGCTCGATACGATCCCAACGGCATCGGAAAGCTCATGGATCGCATCACTAGTAGCAATGGGTGCATTGATCG CACCCTTTATTGCTGGCCCGTTGGCGGAACGAATTGGTCGTAAGTTCACCCTGCTGGGAAGCTCCATCTTTTTCCTCGTATCGTTTATATTGCTGCTGACGACAGAAACGGTAGTGCAGGTGCTGATTGCCCGGTTTATCCAAGGGCTGGGCGTCGGCTTTGTGATGACCGTCCAAACCATGTACATTGGTGAGATCGCCAGTAACGAGTACCGCGGTGCGCTCGGATCTCTTATGCAGTTGTGCATTGTTA CTGGCATCCTGTACGTGTACAGCATTGGCCCGTACGTTTCGTACCATGCGCTGCAGTGGGCATGCATCGTCCTGCCGATCGCATTCGATGCAACGTTCTTCTTCATGCCCGAAACACCCGCCTACTACATCTCGAAGGGTGATAAGGAAAAGGCCGTGGAGTCGTTGTGTTTTCTGCGCGGCAAAACCGTGGACGGTGTGCAGGAGGAGCTGCACGAAATTTCCACCACGGTCGAGGAGTCGCTCAAGAACAAAGGCACCGTAATGGATCTGTTCCGAAACAAGGGCAACGTAAAGGCGCTGATCATCTGTGGTGGTCTGATTAGCTTCCAGCAGCTGTCCGGCATCAACGTGATACTGTTCTACAGTCAAAACATCTTCGAAAGCACCGGCAGCAGCCTGTCGCCGGCCGTCTCGACCATTCTGGTCGGAGCGGTACAGGTGCTGGCGAGCGGTGCCACCCCACTGATTGTCGATCGGCTGGGACGGAAGCCCATCCTGCTGACGTCCGCCGGCGGTATGTGCATTTCGCTCGGCACGATGGGGCTGTACTTTTTCCTCAAGCACACGGAATCACCGTCAGTGGACAGTCTCGGCTGGCTGCCGATCATGTCGCTGATCGTGTTCGTGACCGTGTACTGCATCGGGTTCGGGCCGCTGCCGTGGGCCGTGCTGGGTGAGATGTTCCCGGCGAACGTGAAATCGATCGCTTCGTCGATCGTTGCCTCCACCTGTTGGGTGTTGGGCTTTATTATTTTGCAGTTTTTCGCCGACCTCGATAAGGCGGTCGGGTCGCACTGGTCGTTCTGGATCTTTGGCATCCTGTGCGCGGTTGCGTTCGTGTTTACCTTCACCACGTTGATGGAAACCAAGGGCCTCAGTCTGCAGGAGATTCAGGATCGACTGAACGGTAAGGTGTAA